A genomic stretch from Aedes albopictus strain Foshan chromosome 2, AalbF5, whole genome shotgun sequence includes:
- the LOC109416679 gene encoding lysM and putative peptidoglycan-binding domain-containing protein 3 translates to MKRQRVKNASHRVYVDHELDSLDPGMVLNETKPSLLERWMEAQVLPGDTLQAIALRFNCTIAELKKINKIDKDNEIFARRIIRVPITPHSILLETLPKVHSSGNSSPKNVPSLLQNTTSVLEKQTNLDEKLIVAAVSSASYKDSKESHVVLNARNENDHTSVDDPLKGSSRAYADSDPKQPLLSGEYDESLPQPRPVRLPASDFSCNGSDCDISWICLLVCILALCFAIPLIYVVYVAEHPEKFHHSYDTDHRTVDIRKASILNGSNISFTM, encoded by the exons ATGAAACGTCAAAG GGTCAAAAATGCATCCCATCGTGTTTACGTGGATCATGAGCTCGATTCGCTAGATCCGGGAATGGTTTTGAATGAAACCAAGCCGAGCTTGCTAGAAAGATGGATGGAAGCACAGGTGCTACCGGGAGATACCCTCCAAGCCATCGCTCTTCGATTCAATTGCACG ATAGCGgaactaaaaaaaatcaacaaaatagaCAAAGACAATGAAATATTTGCTCGAAGGATAATCAGAGTGCCAATCACACCTCACTCAATTTTACTAGAAACGCTGCCGAAGGTGCATAGTAGTGGCAATAGCAGTCCAAAGAATGTTCCAAGTTTACTGCAAAATACCACGTCCGTTTTAGAAAAACAAACGAATTTGGACGAGAAGTTGATAGTGGCTGCAGTTAGCAGTGCTTCTTACAAAGATAGTAAAGAAAGTCACGTCGTTCTGAACGCCAGAAACGAGAATGATCACACCAGCGTCGACGATCCCCTGAAGGGGTCAAGTAGAGCTTACGCTGATAGTGATCCCAAGCAGCCTTTACTCAGTGGGGAGTATGATGAAAGTTTGCCACAACCGCGGCCGGTTCGATTGCCAGCCAGCGATTTTTCCTGCAACGGATCAGACTGTGATATTTCCTGGATTTGTCTTCTGGTGTGCATTCTGGCGCTTTGTTTCGCCATCCCTCTGATATACGTGGTCTACGTGGCGGAACATCCAGAAAAGTTTCACCACAGCTACGACACGGATCACAGAACGGTGGACATTCGAAAGGCTAGTATTCTCAATGGAAGTAATATAAGTTTTACCATGTAG
- the LOC109416678 gene encoding protein inturned has protein sequence MNTNQRPIFNSAQNTPHTASEEGDRDDQVWTDDQSNVSSDCSHSSCDSRTHEWSPFVSDNFLFYMKFDLVYHAKPIMFDDDLFFRNEYKRLSIRKKENILSKFGQRDKGKHKLFKVNVIDSAKKELLNGINKEIIISIAPKKSVTLKDVIPLTETILGITTSLFPDGRKLMVDKVKDYSVFNKGKLVKSKDWIKSIDAETVTVDNLESLLEGCTKIPTIIKITFFEMIEHDISNSIEIKVTNLMDLIQSQETLFNKDDIQTMSSNDLVFSMIYISKEYTQNDELDIKFCYPTKENNLIYNSKGSFVTLHSIFSSSFQTKALMTNLKIRNIIYYTTYNFFDDGILLLGFNSKYSSLFSVKQKSDQICRLLRSLYLDCSVTFNKPIEQQTELMQLCELIRHSIKTNRSMDKFEKTFHQPHFVPLPKEIQLRIDDALGELEAMDYRNWNDELVDLFCDLTIIGCCLYYNQYLVCSHLGGNFLTVIEAILKNFGIFEVISTTNIKNLAIWRKIYPEEYSDLDLHQKNDVYLMLVAIGHLLMVVVLEAPVNTNHHKSLSRYIEEIQDMLDYFKSTGIENLVRIWIDSNRRPQCITTAITKQESSLEDQRSSAPRNHDEESNASSSIKNHAIKDDGTNEHEDDDDSDWGQSMDSSQRSSTFDINELSENRCKEFSELIPSTLTFGSENLLYYFVQLEMGDGVFLAPAVNLSNAKHDLILNTFRKTCTIIHNTLQNTKKFRDILSNEANKIANTHRSLVAIKEQGMLMSVPKEGGTSGRVEFWVLGRLFNSPPRELYVCHRADAPQNMIELAFRICLTCAG, from the exons ATGAATACCAACCAACGTCCAATCTTCAATTCGGCACAGAACACTCCTCATACAGCATCCGAAGAAGGCGATCGAGATGACCAG GTCTGGACCGACGATCAATCGAACGTTTCTTCCGACTGTAGCCACAGCAGTTGCGACTCAAGAACACACGAGTGGAGCCCATTCGTGTCGGACAACTTCCTGTTTTACATGAAATTCGATCTTGTTTATCACGCCAAGCCGATCATGTTCGACGATGATTTATTTTTCCGGAACGAATACAAGCGGCTCTCGATACGCAAGAAAGAGAATATTCTATCCAAGTTTGGTCAACGGGACAAGGGCAAACATAAGTTGTTTAAGGTGAACGTTATAGATTCTGCCAAAAAGGAGCTTCTAAATGGTATCAATAAGGAAATCATCATCAGCATCGCTCCCAAGAAGAGCGTTACATTGAAGGATGTGATCCCACTAACGGAAACGATCCTTGGAATAACGACGTCGCTATTTCCGGACGGAAGAAAGCTTATGGTCGATAAAGTCAAAGACTATTCAGTATTCAACAAGGGAAAGCTGGTAAAATCCAAGGATTGGATAAAATCTATTGATGCAGAAACGGTTACTGTGGACAACTTGGAATCACTTCTGGAAGGATGCACAAAAATCCCAACCATTATAAagataacattttttgaaatgattGAACATGATATTTCCAATTCAATTGAGATcaaagtaacaaatttgatggACCTTATTCAGAGCCAGGAAACGTTATTCAACAAGGATGATATTCAAACAATGAGTAGCAATGACTTGGTTTTTAGTATGATTTATATATCAAAGGAATACACACAGAACGATGAATtggatatcaaattttgctaccCGACGAAGGAAAACAACCTGATCTATAATTCCAAAGGCAGTTTCGTGACGTTGCATTCTATTTTCAGCTCTTCATTTCAGACGAAGGCACTTATGACAAATCTGAAGATACGCAATATTATCTATTACACGACGTACAACTTTTTCGACGATGGAATACTTTTGCTGGGGTTCAACTCTAAATATTCTTCATTATTTTCCGTTAAGCAAAAAAGTGACCAGATCTGCAGGTTGCTTCGGAGTCTCTACCTGGACTGCTCTGTCACGTTCAACAAGCCGATCGAACAGCAAACGGAACTCATGCAACTGTGCGAACTGATTCGCCATTCCATCAAAACCAACAGAAGTATGGATAAGTTTGAAAAGACCTTCCACCAACCTCATTTCGTTCCGCTGCCCAAGGAAATTCAGCTACGAATAGATGACGCTCTTGGAGAACTGGAAGCCATGGATTATCGCAATTGGAACGACGAGCTGGTGGATCTGTTTTGCGATTTGACCATCATCGGCTGTTGTTTGTATTACAATCAATATTTGGTATGTTCTCACTTGGGTGGCAATTTTCTGACTGTGATTGAAgccattttgaaaaattttggaattttcgaGGTCATCTCTACTACGAATATAAAAAATCTTGCCATTTGGAGGAAAATTTACCCCGAAGAATACAGCGATCTTGATCTGCATCAGAAAAATGACGTATACCTAATGTTGGTTGCAATAGGGCATCTGTTGATGGTAGTAGTTTTGGAGGCTCCTGTTAACACAAACCACCATAAAAGCCTTTCGCGCTATATTGAGGAAATACAAGATATgctggattattttaaatcgacGGGTATCGAAAATTTGGTAAGAATCTGGATTGATTCAAACCGCAGACCACAATGCATTACCACTGCCATCACCAAGCAAGAATCCTCATTGGAGGATCAACGATCAAGCGCGCCAAGAAATCACGATGAGGAATCCAACGCTTCCAGTTCAATAAAAAACCACGCCATCAAAGACGACGGCACGAATGAACATGAAGACGATGACGATTCAGATTGGGGACAAAGCATGGATAGTAGTCAGAGAAGCAGCACTTTTGATATCAACGAACTGTCGGAAAATCGCTGCAAAGAGTTCTCGGAACTGATTCCTAGCACGCTCACGTTTGGAAGTGAAAACCTCCTTTACTACTTTGTACAACTGGAAATGGGCGACGGAGTCTTCCTGGCACCTGCTGTAAACCTTTCGAATGCAAAGCACGATCTTATTTTAAACACATTCAGAAAAACTTGCACCATCATTCATAACACGctgcaaaacacgaaaaaattccGTGACATCCTGTCGAATGAAGCTAACAAAATTGCCAATACGCACCGGTCACTGGTAGCAATCAAGGAGCAAGGCATGTTAATGTCCGTTCCGAAAGAGGGCGGCACCAGTGGCAGAGTAGAATTTTGGGTCCTAGGGCGCCTGTTCAATTCTCCACCGAGGGAACTGTACGTATGCCACCGTGCGGATGCTCCGCAGAATATGATTGAACTTGCGTTCCGTATTTGTCTTACTTGTGCTGGATAA
- the LOC115267438 gene encoding uncharacterized protein LOC115267438, with product MPRSLQGHDENSLEQSCLCGLPETSQMVSCDECQRWYHFGCVGVTEAIAEYDWSCQRCQRARVSAPIPTTSLAPSTNQVLTTNALKNPTGPLSIPNPFDGAVGYTLPTELPTSYVPPPPPSSSLCDLTRTYRSFMSIPMTQTVMTTAPSAQPTRTTTAQPCTLASAPSASSSRQNLISQLPTDLRTRFLEEEQALEMKHLVERYQLLMNQTPVSASHNAPSASHLGNAASQCHVFSAHQPRMATASMQAASVLPNPQYHSSPVHQQHSSTRPSHVGIAFQSQPSPVQNYPNLQEYQHPNPLVATGYGNESALLNRSQIAARQAVSKDLPEYNGDPEHWPLFYGTFESTTRICGYTPEENMMRLQKCLKGKALEAVRCQLLHPGNLDSVMATLKMLFGRPEIIVHSLILKIQTLPAPKADKLNTLIDFAIAVRNMVATVQNCNLDEHLCNISLLQTLVDRLPPMIRLNWATYRQGLFRVTLTEFSAWLYTLAEAASTVTIPQLLNEPDRPRRARKDEGFLNSHSETSTSGYDGEGDYKESCKECTICQGNCASIEDCKQFLILDHPGRWNLLREYKLCRSCLKRHQGPCKSTKVCGKYGCTFKHHRLLHNDAKEKRPTFPAASSHQEPIGNSSNQNATNHTCNTHRGDNKSVLFQYIPVVLHNQGMKIRTHAFLDLGSSVTLLEESLAAKLQLKGEKHPLCLRWTADACRYEDSATIVDLDISGTRNEDSKYRLSEVYTVKELKLPDQSLSFAELSAKHTHLQGLPVNSYSNIQPRIMIGMNNARIIHPIESREGKENDPIAAKTRLGWMVFGTCFSGGQSSSATIPHSFHVCHHVAETDIELNSMVKSHFALEGLGISKPVNVLQSTEDERAIRMMRARTTFENGRYRTGLLWKYDDIRLPDSRPMALRRYNCLMKRMERDSELAATLKAKMDEYLLKGYIQRGSADVNHE from the coding sequence ATGCCGCGATCCCTACAAGGACATGATGAAAACAGTTTGGAACAAAGCTGTCTCTGTGGGTTACCGGAAACCAGTCAAATGGTTAGCTGCGATGAATGCCAAAGATGGTATCATTTTGGTTGTGTCGGTGTGACCGAGGCCATCGCCGAATACGATTGGAGCTGTCAGAGATGCCAACGTGCCAGAGTCTCTGCTCCAATACCGACTACGTCCCTTGCTCCATCGACAAACCAAGTTTTGACAACCAACGCGTTAAAAAATCCAACAGGACCTCTTTCGATCCCGAACCCGTTTGACGGAGCAGTCGGATATACTCTTCCTACGGAACTGCCAACGAGTTATGTACCGCCACCACCGCCTTCAAGTAGTTTATGTGACCTTACACGCACGTACCGAAGCTTCATGTCGATTCCAATGACACAAACGGTTATGACAACGGCCCCGTCCGCACAGCCAACGCGTACGACCACCGCTCAACCCTGCACACTAGCCTCCGCTCCGTCTGCATCGTCGTCGCGTCAGAATCTCATTTCGCAACTACCAACAGACCTTAGGACGCGCTTTTTGGAGGAGGAGCAAGCTCTCGAAATGAAGCATTTAGTGGAGCGATATCAGTTACTGATGAATCAAACGCCCGTCTCAGCATCCCATAATGCTCCATCTGCATCTCACTTGGGGAATGCAGCCTCACAGTGTCATGTATTTTCGGCTCATCAACCACGCATGGCCACTGCCAGTATGCAGGCTGCTTCAGTTTTACCTAATCCGCAATATCACTCTTCGCCGGTACACCAACAACATAGTTCCACCAGGCCATCGCACGTTGGTATCGCGTTTCAATCGCAGCCTTCACCGGTTCAAAATTATCCAAATCTGCAGGAGTATCAACACCCCAATCCATTGGTAGCAACCGGGTACGGGAACGAGTCAGCGTTACTTAACAGAAGTCAGATTGCTGCGCGCCAAGCCGTATCGAAGGATCTACCGGAATACAATGGCGATCCGGAGCACTGGCCGCTTTTTTACGGTACCTTCGAGAGTACAACCCGTATCTGTGGATACACTCCTGAGGAAAACATGATGCGATTACAGAAATGCCTCAAAGGTAAGGCACTCGAGGCAGTTCGATGTCAGCTACTTCATCCAGGAAACCTCGACAGTGTGATGGCTACCCTCAAAATGCTTTTTGGCCGACCAGAAATAATTGTGCATTCCCTCATCCTTAAAATCCAGACGTTACCAGCACCGAAAGCAGATAAGTTGAACACCTTAATCGATTTCGCTATCGCGGTTAGAAACATGGTAGCGACAGTACAGAATTGCAACTTGGATGAGCACCTATGCAACATATCCCTTCTACAAACTCTTGTAGATCGTCTGCCGCCGATGATCCGTTTGAACTGGGCAACTTACCGTCAAGGACTATTCCGAGTCACACTCACGGAATTTAGCGCGTGGCTATACACGCTTGCAGAGGCGGCTAGCACGGTCACGATTCCACAACTGCTAAACGAGCCTGATAGACCACGTCGTGCCAGAAAAGATGAGGGGTTTCTAAATTCACATTCCGAAACCTCTACAAGTGGCTATGATGGCGAAGGTGACTACAAAGAAAGTTGTAAGGAGTGCACGATTTGCCAAGGGAACTGTGCAAGTATAGAAGATTGTAAGCAGTTTCTTATACTCGACCACCCAGGGCGGTGGAACTTACTTCGCGAATACAAGCTTTGCCGGAGTTGTTTAAAAAGACATCAAGGTCCATGCAAATCCACCAAAGTCTGCGGAAAATACGGATGCACATTTAAGCATCACAGATTGCTACACAACGATGCCAAAGAGAAACGTCCGACTTTTCCTGCGGCAAGCAGTCACCAGGAACCGATAGGCAACTCAAGCAATCAAAATGCTACAAACCATACCTGCAACACTCATCGTGGAGACAACAAATCAGTTCTCTTTCAATACATTCCGGTCGTTCTACACAACCAAGGTATGAAAATAAGGACTCACGCCTTCCTTGATCTGGGATCCTCAGTAACTTTATTAGAAGAGAGTCTGGCGGCGAAGCTGCAACTGAAAGGAGAAAAGCACCCATTATGTCTTCGCTGGACTGCTGATGCTTGTCGCTACGAAGACTCAGCCACTATTGTCGATTTGGATATCTCTGGGACACGCAATGAGGACAGCAAGTATCGACTATCTGAAGTGTATACCGTTAAGGAATTGAAGTTGCCGGACCAGTCTCTGTCGTTTGCGGAACTTTCTGCGAAGCACACCCATCTGCAAGGATTACCTGTGAACTCGTACTCAAACATACAACCACGTATCATGATCGGTATGAACAATGCTCGCATCATCCATCCGATAGAGAGCAGAGAAGGCAAGGAAAATGACCCCATAGCAGCTAAGACCAGGTTGGGATGGATGGTTTTCGGGACGTGTTTCTCTGGCGGCCAATCATCTTCTGCGACTATTCCGCACAGCTTTCATGTGTGCCACCACGTTGCAGAGACCGACATCGAACTCAATTCCATGGTTAAGAGCCACTTCGCCCTGGAGGGATTAGGAATTTCGAAACCTGTGAATGTGTTGCAGTCCACCGAAGATGAGCGTGCCATTAGAATGATGCGTGCTCGGACAACTTTCGAAAACGGACGATATCGTACTGGATTATTATGGAAATATGACGACATTCGTCTTCCTGATAGTAGGCCGATGGCACTGCGTCGGTACAACTGCCTTATGAAGAGAATGGAACGCGATTCAGAGCTGGCCGCAACCCTTAAAGCAAAAATGGATGAATACTTGTTGAAAGGTTATATTCAGCGgggcagcgcggacgtcaaccacgaatag